The following proteins are encoded in a genomic region of Doryrhamphus excisus isolate RoL2022-K1 chromosome 6, RoL_Dexc_1.0, whole genome shotgun sequence:
- the nox5 gene encoding NADPH oxidase 5 isoform X3, which translates to MSSDEDARWLEWVTKQFESIAGDDKEIDLDEFKTALKVKESFFAERFFALFDSDGSSSISLDELLEALDLLIHGSETDKLKFLFQVYDVDGSGSIDPDELRTVLKSCLRESAISLPEEKLDDLTLALFESADKDNSGAITFEELKAELENFPEVMENLTISAANWLKPPEVDQKKRQTPRYLTRAYWHNNSRKLLFLCGYACLSLVLFIGAVLQHRHGSACYMLAKGCGQCLNFNCTFVMVLMLRRCLTWLRATWVVRVFPLDQNILLHQIVGYAILGYTLVHTTAHVLNFAQLSNHSGFSLWEYLLTTRPGIGWVKGTASLTGVVLQVVICLMVLCSSTFVRRSGHFEVRCHRDAVAVIALLSSTPSSVSILTCQVFYWSHLSYVWVWSLLMVHCANFWKWFVVPGLLFLLEKIIGIAVSRIGGLYIVEVNLLPSKVTHLVIKRPQFFHFKPGDYVYINIPVIAKYEWHPFTISSAPEQSDSLWLHIRSMGQWTNRLYEYFRQPQSPAPSQRRLAASLRSRQLTKTPDDLFNSPQFNDVVASNDDDTVELTMYRQNGSRTSASPVTLVQDPLSSDELGPAERGEAPPIREVSAKFGENHRFCNIKCYVDGPYGTPTRQIFASEHAVLIGAGIGITPFASILQSIMYRYRRRKQNCPNCNYSWCENIKDSEMKLRKVDFIWINRDQKSFEWFVSLLTKLELDQADEEPEGRFLEMHMYMTSALCKNDMKAIGLQMALDLLAKKEKRDSITGLRTRTQPGRPEWGKVFQKVSEENKGKVHVFYCGSPALAKVIKAQCENFSFNFYKENF; encoded by the exons ATGAGTTCGGACGAGGACGCGCGCTGGTTGGAGTGGGTTACCAAACAGTTTGAGAGCATCGCAGGAGATGACAAAGAGATTGACCTGGACGAGTTTAAGACCGCTCTCAAGGTCAAAGAG TCTTTCTTCGCTGAGCGTTTCTTTGCGCTCTTTGACTCGGACGGGAGCAGCTCCATCAGCCTGGACGAGCTTCTGGAGGCTCTAGACCTGCTCATCCATGGCAGCGAGACTGACAAGCTCAAGTTCCTCTTCCAGGTCTACGACGTGGATG GAAGTGGTTCAATTGATCCCGACGAGTTGCGCACAGTTCTGAAGTCGTGTCTGCGTGAGAGTGCCATCTCGCTCCCGGAGGAGAAACTGGATGACCTGACCCTGGCGCTCTTTGAGTCGGCTGACAAAGACAACAGCGGCGCCATCACCTTTGAGGAGCTCAAGGCCGAGCTGGAGAACTTTCCAGAGGTGATGGAGAACCTAACCATCAG TGCTGCCAACTGGCTCAAGCCTCCAGAAGTTGACCAGAAGAAGCGCCAGACTCCTCGCTACTTGACCCGAGCCTACTGGCACAATAACAGTCGCAAGCTCCTCTTCCTGTGCGGCTACGCCTGCCTCAGCCTCGTGCTCTTCATCGGCGCTGTCCTGCAGCATCGTCACGGCAGCGCCTGCTACATGCTGGCTAAAGGCTGCGGACAGTGTCTCAACTTCAACTGCACCTTTGTCATG GTGCTGATGCTGCGTCGCTGTCTGACATGGTTGCGGGCCACATGGGTGGTGAGGGTCTTTCCTCTGGACCAAAACATCTTGTTACATCAGATTGTGGGCTATGCCATCCTGGGCTACACTCTCGTACACACCACCGCACACGTCCTCAACTTTG CCCAGCTGTCGAATCACAGCGGCTTCAGTCTTTGGGAATACTTGCTCACCACACGGCCCGGGATCGGCTGGGTCAAGGGAACGGCTTCGCTGACAGGAGTGGTTCTTCAAGTGGTGATCTGCCTCATGGTGCTGTGCTCCAGCACCTTCGTACGACGCAGTGGCCATTTTGAAGTAAGATGCCATCGCGATGCTGTAGCAGTGATCGCCTTGCTGTCGTCTACGCCATCAAGTGTTTCTATCTTAACCTGTCAGGTGTTCTACTGGTCTCATCTGTCCTACGTGTGGGTGTGGTCACTGCTCATGGTCCACTGTGCCAACTTCTGGAAGTGGTTTGTGGTTCCGGGACTGCTCTTCCTGCTGGAGAAGATCATTGGAATTGCTGTGTCCCGCATCGGAGGTCTGTACATAGTTGAGGTCAACCTGCTGCCATCCAAG GTTACTCATCTGGTCATCAAGCGCCCTCAGTTTTTCCACTTCAAGCCAGGAGATTATGTCTACATCAACATTCCGGTCATCGCCAAGTACGAGTGGCACCCGTTCACCATCAGCAGCGCTCCGGAACAATCGG ATAGTCTGTGGCTGCACATCCGCTCGATGGGTCAGTGGACCAACCGCCTGTACGAGTACTTCAGGCAGCCTCAGAGTCCAGCGCCAAGTCAGAGGAGGCTGGCAGCGAGCCTGCGTAGCAGACAGCTGACAAAGACTCCG GATGACTTGTTCAACTCACCGCAATTTAACGACGTCGTGGCGTCCAATGACGACGACACTGTCGAGCTGACCATGTATCGTCAGAACGGTTCCCGGACCAGCGCCTCCCCTGTGACCTTGGTGCAAGATCCTCTTTCTTCAGATGAACTGGGGCCTGCAGAAAGAGGCGAGGCCCCGCCCATTAGAGAG GTTTCTGCAAAGTTTGGCGAGAATCACCGCTTCTGCAACATCAAG TGTTATGTGGATGGACCCTACGGAACCCCGACCAGACAGATCTTTGCATCGGAGCACGCCGTCCTGATTGGGGCAGGCATTGGCATCACACCCTTTGCCTCCATCCTGCAAAGCATCATGTACAG GTACCGCCGCAGGAAGCAGAACTGTCCCAACTGTAACTACTCGTGGTGCGAGAACATCAAGGACAGCGAAATGAAGCTCCGCAAA GTGGACTTCATCTGGATCAACCGTGACCAGAAGTCCTTTGAATGGTTTGTCAGCCTCCTGACCAAACTGGAGCTGGACCAGGCTGATGAGGAACCCGAAG GTCGCTTCCTGGAGATGCACATGTACATGACGTCCGCCTTATGTAAGAACGACATGAAGGCCATCGGCCTGCAAATGGCGCTGGACCTGCTGGCCAAGAAGGAGAAGCGTGACTCCATTACCGGCCTGAGGACCAGAACTCAACCTGGACGTCCTGAGTGGGGGAAG GTATTCCAAAAGGTGTCGGAGGAGAACAAAGGCAAAGTTCATGTGTTCTACTGTGGTTCTCCTGCGCTGGCCAAAGTCATCAAAGCTCAGTGTGAAAACTTTAGCTTCAATTTCTACAAGGAAAATTTCTGA
- the nox5 gene encoding NADPH oxidase 5 isoform X2, with the protein MSSDEDARWLEWVTKQFESIAGDDKEIDLDEFKTALKVKESFFAERFFALFDSDGSSSISLDELLEALDLLIHGSETDKLKFLFQVYDVDGENCKNLQVHGLLTILRRRGCHLGSGSIDPDELRTVLKSCLRESAISLPEEKLDDLTLALFESADKDNSGAITFEELKAELENFPEVMENLTISAANWLKPPEVDQKKRQTPRYLTRAYWHNNSRKLLFLCGYACLSLVLFIGAVLQHRHGSACYMLAKGCGQCLNFNCTFVMVLMLRRCLTWLRATWVVRVFPLDQNILLHQIVGYAILGYTLVHTTAHVLNFGKYRLTTLHKNKRRNRNCVCLRASAQLSNHSGFSLWEYLLTTRPGIGWVKGTASLTGVVLQVVICLMVLCSSTFVRRSGHFEVFYWSHLSYVWVWSLLMVHCANFWKWFVVPGLLFLLEKIIGIAVSRIGGLYIVEVNLLPSKVTHLVIKRPQFFHFKPGDYVYINIPVIAKYEWHPFTISSAPEQSDSLWLHIRSMGQWTNRLYEYFRQPQSPAPSQRRLAASLRSRQLTKTPDDLFNSPQFNDVVASNDDDTVELTMYRQNGSRTSASPVTLVQDPLSSDELGPAERGEAPPIREVSAKFGENHRFCNIKCYVDGPYGTPTRQIFASEHAVLIGAGIGITPFASILQSIMYRYRRRKQNCPNCNYSWCENIKDSEMKLRKVDFIWINRDQKSFEWFVSLLTKLELDQADEEPEGRFLEMHMYMTSALCKNDMKAIGLQMALDLLAKKEKRDSITGLRTRTQPGRPEWGKVFQKVSEENKGKVHVFYCGSPALAKVIKAQCENFSFNFYKENF; encoded by the exons ATGAGTTCGGACGAGGACGCGCGCTGGTTGGAGTGGGTTACCAAACAGTTTGAGAGCATCGCAGGAGATGACAAAGAGATTGACCTGGACGAGTTTAAGACCGCTCTCAAGGTCAAAGAG TCTTTCTTCGCTGAGCGTTTCTTTGCGCTCTTTGACTCGGACGGGAGCAGCTCCATCAGCCTGGACGAGCTTCTGGAGGCTCTAGACCTGCTCATCCATGGCAGCGAGACTGACAAGCTCAAGTTCCTCTTCCAGGTCTACGACGTGGATGGTGAGAACTGCAAGAACCTGCAAGTACATGGCCTACTAACAATACTAAGAAGGAGGGGGTGTCACCTAGGAAGTGGTTCAATTGATCCCGACGAGTTGCGCACAGTTCTGAAGTCGTGTCTGCGTGAGAGTGCCATCTCGCTCCCGGAGGAGAAACTGGATGACCTGACCCTGGCGCTCTTTGAGTCGGCTGACAAAGACAACAGCGGCGCCATCACCTTTGAGGAGCTCAAGGCCGAGCTGGAGAACTTTCCAGAGGTGATGGAGAACCTAACCATCAG TGCTGCCAACTGGCTCAAGCCTCCAGAAGTTGACCAGAAGAAGCGCCAGACTCCTCGCTACTTGACCCGAGCCTACTGGCACAATAACAGTCGCAAGCTCCTCTTCCTGTGCGGCTACGCCTGCCTCAGCCTCGTGCTCTTCATCGGCGCTGTCCTGCAGCATCGTCACGGCAGCGCCTGCTACATGCTGGCTAAAGGCTGCGGACAGTGTCTCAACTTCAACTGCACCTTTGTCATG GTGCTGATGCTGCGTCGCTGTCTGACATGGTTGCGGGCCACATGGGTGGTGAGGGTCTTTCCTCTGGACCAAAACATCTTGTTACATCAGATTGTGGGCTATGCCATCCTGGGCTACACTCTCGTACACACCACCGCACACGTCCTCAACTTTGGTAAGTACAGGCTAACTACACTACATAAGAACAAACGCAGAAACAGAAACTGCGTGTGTTTGCGTGCTTCAGCCCAGCTGTCGAATCACAGCGGCTTCAGTCTTTGGGAATACTTGCTCACCACACGGCCCGGGATCGGCTGGGTCAAGGGAACGGCTTCGCTGACAGGAGTGGTTCTTCAAGTGGTGATCTGCCTCATGGTGCTGTGCTCCAGCACCTTCGTACGACGCAGTGGCCATTTTGAA GTGTTCTACTGGTCTCATCTGTCCTACGTGTGGGTGTGGTCACTGCTCATGGTCCACTGTGCCAACTTCTGGAAGTGGTTTGTGGTTCCGGGACTGCTCTTCCTGCTGGAGAAGATCATTGGAATTGCTGTGTCCCGCATCGGAGGTCTGTACATAGTTGAGGTCAACCTGCTGCCATCCAAG GTTACTCATCTGGTCATCAAGCGCCCTCAGTTTTTCCACTTCAAGCCAGGAGATTATGTCTACATCAACATTCCGGTCATCGCCAAGTACGAGTGGCACCCGTTCACCATCAGCAGCGCTCCGGAACAATCGG ATAGTCTGTGGCTGCACATCCGCTCGATGGGTCAGTGGACCAACCGCCTGTACGAGTACTTCAGGCAGCCTCAGAGTCCAGCGCCAAGTCAGAGGAGGCTGGCAGCGAGCCTGCGTAGCAGACAGCTGACAAAGACTCCG GATGACTTGTTCAACTCACCGCAATTTAACGACGTCGTGGCGTCCAATGACGACGACACTGTCGAGCTGACCATGTATCGTCAGAACGGTTCCCGGACCAGCGCCTCCCCTGTGACCTTGGTGCAAGATCCTCTTTCTTCAGATGAACTGGGGCCTGCAGAAAGAGGCGAGGCCCCGCCCATTAGAGAG GTTTCTGCAAAGTTTGGCGAGAATCACCGCTTCTGCAACATCAAG TGTTATGTGGATGGACCCTACGGAACCCCGACCAGACAGATCTTTGCATCGGAGCACGCCGTCCTGATTGGGGCAGGCATTGGCATCACACCCTTTGCCTCCATCCTGCAAAGCATCATGTACAG GTACCGCCGCAGGAAGCAGAACTGTCCCAACTGTAACTACTCGTGGTGCGAGAACATCAAGGACAGCGAAATGAAGCTCCGCAAA GTGGACTTCATCTGGATCAACCGTGACCAGAAGTCCTTTGAATGGTTTGTCAGCCTCCTGACCAAACTGGAGCTGGACCAGGCTGATGAGGAACCCGAAG GTCGCTTCCTGGAGATGCACATGTACATGACGTCCGCCTTATGTAAGAACGACATGAAGGCCATCGGCCTGCAAATGGCGCTGGACCTGCTGGCCAAGAAGGAGAAGCGTGACTCCATTACCGGCCTGAGGACCAGAACTCAACCTGGACGTCCTGAGTGGGGGAAG GTATTCCAAAAGGTGTCGGAGGAGAACAAAGGCAAAGTTCATGTGTTCTACTGTGGTTCTCCTGCGCTGGCCAAAGTCATCAAAGCTCAGTGTGAAAACTTTAGCTTCAATTTCTACAAGGAAAATTTCTGA
- the nox5 gene encoding NADPH oxidase 5 isoform X6, whose protein sequence is MSSDEDARWLEWVTKQFESIAGDDKEIDLDEFKTALKVKESFFAERFFALFDSDGSSSISLDELLEALDLLIHGSETDKLKFLFQVYDVDGENCKNLQVHGLLTILRRRGCHLGSGSIDPDELRTVLKSCLRESAISLPEEKLDDLTLALFESADKDNSGAITFEELKAELENFPEVMENLTISAANWLKPPEVDQKKRQTPRYLTRAYWHNNSRKLLFLCGYACLSLVLFIGAVLQHRHGSACYMLAKGCGQCLNFNCTFVMVLMLRRCLTWLRATWVVRVFPLDQNILLHQIVGYAILGYTLVHTTAHVLNFAQLSNHSGFSLWEYLLTTRPGIGWVKGTASLTGVVLQVVICLMVLCSSTFVRRSGHFEVFYWSHLSYVWVWSLLMVHCANFWKWFVVPGLLFLLEKIIGIAVSRIGGLYIVEVNLLPSKVTHLVIKRPQFFHFKPGDYVYINIPVIAKYEWHPFTISSAPEQSDSLWLHIRSMGQWTNRLYEYFRQPQSPAPSQRRLAASLRSRQLTKTPDDLFNSPQFNDVVASNDDDTVELTMYRQNGSRTSASPVTLVQDPLSSDELGPAERGEAPPIREVSAKFGENHRFCNIKCYVDGPYGTPTRQIFASEHAVLIGAGIGITPFASILQSIMYRYRRRKQNCPNCNYSWCENIKDSEMKLRKVDFIWINRDQKSFEWFVSLLTKLELDQADEEPEGRFLEMHMYMTSALCKNDMKAIGLQMALDLLAKKEKRDSITGLRTRTQPGRPEWGKVFQKVSEENKGKVHVFYCGSPALAKVIKAQCENFSFNFYKENF, encoded by the exons ATGAGTTCGGACGAGGACGCGCGCTGGTTGGAGTGGGTTACCAAACAGTTTGAGAGCATCGCAGGAGATGACAAAGAGATTGACCTGGACGAGTTTAAGACCGCTCTCAAGGTCAAAGAG TCTTTCTTCGCTGAGCGTTTCTTTGCGCTCTTTGACTCGGACGGGAGCAGCTCCATCAGCCTGGACGAGCTTCTGGAGGCTCTAGACCTGCTCATCCATGGCAGCGAGACTGACAAGCTCAAGTTCCTCTTCCAGGTCTACGACGTGGATGGTGAGAACTGCAAGAACCTGCAAGTACATGGCCTACTAACAATACTAAGAAGGAGGGGGTGTCACCTAGGAAGTGGTTCAATTGATCCCGACGAGTTGCGCACAGTTCTGAAGTCGTGTCTGCGTGAGAGTGCCATCTCGCTCCCGGAGGAGAAACTGGATGACCTGACCCTGGCGCTCTTTGAGTCGGCTGACAAAGACAACAGCGGCGCCATCACCTTTGAGGAGCTCAAGGCCGAGCTGGAGAACTTTCCAGAGGTGATGGAGAACCTAACCATCAG TGCTGCCAACTGGCTCAAGCCTCCAGAAGTTGACCAGAAGAAGCGCCAGACTCCTCGCTACTTGACCCGAGCCTACTGGCACAATAACAGTCGCAAGCTCCTCTTCCTGTGCGGCTACGCCTGCCTCAGCCTCGTGCTCTTCATCGGCGCTGTCCTGCAGCATCGTCACGGCAGCGCCTGCTACATGCTGGCTAAAGGCTGCGGACAGTGTCTCAACTTCAACTGCACCTTTGTCATG GTGCTGATGCTGCGTCGCTGTCTGACATGGTTGCGGGCCACATGGGTGGTGAGGGTCTTTCCTCTGGACCAAAACATCTTGTTACATCAGATTGTGGGCTATGCCATCCTGGGCTACACTCTCGTACACACCACCGCACACGTCCTCAACTTTG CCCAGCTGTCGAATCACAGCGGCTTCAGTCTTTGGGAATACTTGCTCACCACACGGCCCGGGATCGGCTGGGTCAAGGGAACGGCTTCGCTGACAGGAGTGGTTCTTCAAGTGGTGATCTGCCTCATGGTGCTGTGCTCCAGCACCTTCGTACGACGCAGTGGCCATTTTGAA GTGTTCTACTGGTCTCATCTGTCCTACGTGTGGGTGTGGTCACTGCTCATGGTCCACTGTGCCAACTTCTGGAAGTGGTTTGTGGTTCCGGGACTGCTCTTCCTGCTGGAGAAGATCATTGGAATTGCTGTGTCCCGCATCGGAGGTCTGTACATAGTTGAGGTCAACCTGCTGCCATCCAAG GTTACTCATCTGGTCATCAAGCGCCCTCAGTTTTTCCACTTCAAGCCAGGAGATTATGTCTACATCAACATTCCGGTCATCGCCAAGTACGAGTGGCACCCGTTCACCATCAGCAGCGCTCCGGAACAATCGG ATAGTCTGTGGCTGCACATCCGCTCGATGGGTCAGTGGACCAACCGCCTGTACGAGTACTTCAGGCAGCCTCAGAGTCCAGCGCCAAGTCAGAGGAGGCTGGCAGCGAGCCTGCGTAGCAGACAGCTGACAAAGACTCCG GATGACTTGTTCAACTCACCGCAATTTAACGACGTCGTGGCGTCCAATGACGACGACACTGTCGAGCTGACCATGTATCGTCAGAACGGTTCCCGGACCAGCGCCTCCCCTGTGACCTTGGTGCAAGATCCTCTTTCTTCAGATGAACTGGGGCCTGCAGAAAGAGGCGAGGCCCCGCCCATTAGAGAG GTTTCTGCAAAGTTTGGCGAGAATCACCGCTTCTGCAACATCAAG TGTTATGTGGATGGACCCTACGGAACCCCGACCAGACAGATCTTTGCATCGGAGCACGCCGTCCTGATTGGGGCAGGCATTGGCATCACACCCTTTGCCTCCATCCTGCAAAGCATCATGTACAG GTACCGCCGCAGGAAGCAGAACTGTCCCAACTGTAACTACTCGTGGTGCGAGAACATCAAGGACAGCGAAATGAAGCTCCGCAAA GTGGACTTCATCTGGATCAACCGTGACCAGAAGTCCTTTGAATGGTTTGTCAGCCTCCTGACCAAACTGGAGCTGGACCAGGCTGATGAGGAACCCGAAG GTCGCTTCCTGGAGATGCACATGTACATGACGTCCGCCTTATGTAAGAACGACATGAAGGCCATCGGCCTGCAAATGGCGCTGGACCTGCTGGCCAAGAAGGAGAAGCGTGACTCCATTACCGGCCTGAGGACCAGAACTCAACCTGGACGTCCTGAGTGGGGGAAG GTATTCCAAAAGGTGTCGGAGGAGAACAAAGGCAAAGTTCATGTGTTCTACTGTGGTTCTCCTGCGCTGGCCAAAGTCATCAAAGCTCAGTGTGAAAACTTTAGCTTCAATTTCTACAAGGAAAATTTCTGA
- the nox5 gene encoding NADPH oxidase 5 isoform X5, producing the protein MSSDEDARWLEWVTKQFESIAGDDKEIDLDEFKTALKVKESFFAERFFALFDSDGSSSISLDELLEALDLLIHGSETDKLKFLFQVYDVDGSGSIDPDELRTVLKSCLRESAISLPEEKLDDLTLALFESADKDNSGAITFEELKAELENFPEVMENLTISAANWLKPPEVDQKKRQTPRYLTRAYWHNNSRKLLFLCGYACLSLVLFIGAVLQHRHGSACYMLAKGCGQCLNFNCTFVMVLMLRRCLTWLRATWVVRVFPLDQNILLHQIVGYAILGYTLVHTTAHVLNFAQLSNHSGFSLWEYLLTTRPGIGWVKGTASLTGVVLQVVICLMVLCSSTFVRRSGHFEVFYWSHLSYVWVWSLLMVHCANFWKWFVVPGLLFLLEKIIGIAVSRIGGLYIVEVNLLPSKVTHLVIKRPQFFHFKPGDYVYINIPVIAKYEWHPFTISSAPEQSDSLWLHIRSMGQWTNRLYEYFRQPQSPAPSQRRLAASLRSRQLTKTPVQKHSGKNTPPLLLHDGLPVPLQDDLFNSPQFNDVVASNDDDTVELTMYRQNGSRTSASPVTLVQDPLSSDELGPAERGEAPPIREVSAKFGENHRFCNIKCYVDGPYGTPTRQIFASEHAVLIGAGIGITPFASILQSIMYRYRRRKQNCPNCNYSWCENIKDSEMKLRKVDFIWINRDQKSFEWFVSLLTKLELDQADEEPEGRFLEMHMYMTSALCKNDMKAIGLQMALDLLAKKEKRDSITGLRTRTQPGRPEWGKVFQKVSEENKGKVHVFYCGSPALAKVIKAQCENFSFNFYKENF; encoded by the exons ATGAGTTCGGACGAGGACGCGCGCTGGTTGGAGTGGGTTACCAAACAGTTTGAGAGCATCGCAGGAGATGACAAAGAGATTGACCTGGACGAGTTTAAGACCGCTCTCAAGGTCAAAGAG TCTTTCTTCGCTGAGCGTTTCTTTGCGCTCTTTGACTCGGACGGGAGCAGCTCCATCAGCCTGGACGAGCTTCTGGAGGCTCTAGACCTGCTCATCCATGGCAGCGAGACTGACAAGCTCAAGTTCCTCTTCCAGGTCTACGACGTGGATG GAAGTGGTTCAATTGATCCCGACGAGTTGCGCACAGTTCTGAAGTCGTGTCTGCGTGAGAGTGCCATCTCGCTCCCGGAGGAGAAACTGGATGACCTGACCCTGGCGCTCTTTGAGTCGGCTGACAAAGACAACAGCGGCGCCATCACCTTTGAGGAGCTCAAGGCCGAGCTGGAGAACTTTCCAGAGGTGATGGAGAACCTAACCATCAG TGCTGCCAACTGGCTCAAGCCTCCAGAAGTTGACCAGAAGAAGCGCCAGACTCCTCGCTACTTGACCCGAGCCTACTGGCACAATAACAGTCGCAAGCTCCTCTTCCTGTGCGGCTACGCCTGCCTCAGCCTCGTGCTCTTCATCGGCGCTGTCCTGCAGCATCGTCACGGCAGCGCCTGCTACATGCTGGCTAAAGGCTGCGGACAGTGTCTCAACTTCAACTGCACCTTTGTCATG GTGCTGATGCTGCGTCGCTGTCTGACATGGTTGCGGGCCACATGGGTGGTGAGGGTCTTTCCTCTGGACCAAAACATCTTGTTACATCAGATTGTGGGCTATGCCATCCTGGGCTACACTCTCGTACACACCACCGCACACGTCCTCAACTTTG CCCAGCTGTCGAATCACAGCGGCTTCAGTCTTTGGGAATACTTGCTCACCACACGGCCCGGGATCGGCTGGGTCAAGGGAACGGCTTCGCTGACAGGAGTGGTTCTTCAAGTGGTGATCTGCCTCATGGTGCTGTGCTCCAGCACCTTCGTACGACGCAGTGGCCATTTTGAA GTGTTCTACTGGTCTCATCTGTCCTACGTGTGGGTGTGGTCACTGCTCATGGTCCACTGTGCCAACTTCTGGAAGTGGTTTGTGGTTCCGGGACTGCTCTTCCTGCTGGAGAAGATCATTGGAATTGCTGTGTCCCGCATCGGAGGTCTGTACATAGTTGAGGTCAACCTGCTGCCATCCAAG GTTACTCATCTGGTCATCAAGCGCCCTCAGTTTTTCCACTTCAAGCCAGGAGATTATGTCTACATCAACATTCCGGTCATCGCCAAGTACGAGTGGCACCCGTTCACCATCAGCAGCGCTCCGGAACAATCGG ATAGTCTGTGGCTGCACATCCGCTCGATGGGTCAGTGGACCAACCGCCTGTACGAGTACTTCAGGCAGCCTCAGAGTCCAGCGCCAAGTCAGAGGAGGCTGGCAGCGAGCCTGCGTAGCAGACAGCTGACAAAGACTCCGGTACAAAAACACTCAGGGAAAAACACTCCACCACTTCTTCTTCATGACGGTCTTCCTGTCCCCCTCCAGGATGACTTGTTCAACTCACCGCAATTTAACGACGTCGTGGCGTCCAATGACGACGACACTGTCGAGCTGACCATGTATCGTCAGAACGGTTCCCGGACCAGCGCCTCCCCTGTGACCTTGGTGCAAGATCCTCTTTCTTCAGATGAACTGGGGCCTGCAGAAAGAGGCGAGGCCCCGCCCATTAGAGAG GTTTCTGCAAAGTTTGGCGAGAATCACCGCTTCTGCAACATCAAG TGTTATGTGGATGGACCCTACGGAACCCCGACCAGACAGATCTTTGCATCGGAGCACGCCGTCCTGATTGGGGCAGGCATTGGCATCACACCCTTTGCCTCCATCCTGCAAAGCATCATGTACAG GTACCGCCGCAGGAAGCAGAACTGTCCCAACTGTAACTACTCGTGGTGCGAGAACATCAAGGACAGCGAAATGAAGCTCCGCAAA GTGGACTTCATCTGGATCAACCGTGACCAGAAGTCCTTTGAATGGTTTGTCAGCCTCCTGACCAAACTGGAGCTGGACCAGGCTGATGAGGAACCCGAAG GTCGCTTCCTGGAGATGCACATGTACATGACGTCCGCCTTATGTAAGAACGACATGAAGGCCATCGGCCTGCAAATGGCGCTGGACCTGCTGGCCAAGAAGGAGAAGCGTGACTCCATTACCGGCCTGAGGACCAGAACTCAACCTGGACGTCCTGAGTGGGGGAAG GTATTCCAAAAGGTGTCGGAGGAGAACAAAGGCAAAGTTCATGTGTTCTACTGTGGTTCTCCTGCGCTGGCCAAAGTCATCAAAGCTCAGTGTGAAAACTTTAGCTTCAATTTCTACAAGGAAAATTTCTGA